One window of Neisseria subflava genomic DNA carries:
- a CDS encoding NAD(P)H-hydrate epimerase — MKVYTAAQMREREQAAVDKGTSFDQLMENAGSSAAQDLMQRHPQAGRALIVCGKGNNGGDGLVMARYMQAQGWHIDILFSLGENLSPLAQTNRERLNGLPHIELISVQELEGRLKNGYDIIIEGIFGTGFSGALPTEIATLCRQLNHSDGLKVALDIPTGLNCDTAEADPDTFRADLTYTFAAYKPAHLSESGKIYCQETVCLPIGID, encoded by the coding sequence ATGAAAGTCTATACCGCCGCCCAAATGCGCGAACGCGAACAAGCAGCCGTCGATAAAGGCACGAGCTTCGACCAACTGATGGAAAACGCCGGTAGCTCTGCCGCCCAAGACCTCATGCAGCGTCACCCCCAAGCCGGACGCGCCCTGATCGTTTGCGGCAAAGGTAACAACGGCGGCGACGGCTTAGTCATGGCAAGATATATGCAGGCACAAGGTTGGCACATCGATATTCTGTTTTCACTCGGAGAAAACCTCTCCCCCTTGGCTCAAACCAATCGCGAACGCCTCAACGGTTTGCCCCATATTGAATTGATATCCGTACAAGAACTGGAAGGCCGTCTGAAAAACGGTTACGACATCATTATCGAAGGCATATTCGGCACAGGTTTCAGCGGCGCGCTTCCAACCGAAATCGCCACCCTCTGCCGCCAACTCAATCATTCAGACGGCCTGAAAGTCGCCCTCGATATTCCCACCGGCCTCAACTGCGACACCGCCGAAGCCGATCCTGACACATTCCGCGCAGACCTGACCTACACCTTTGCCGCCTACAAACCGGCACACTTAAGCGAGTCCGGCAAAATCTATTGTCAAGAAACCGTCTGTTTGCCTATTGGCATTGATTAA
- a CDS encoding lytic transglycosylase domain-containing protein, giving the protein MKSENQDSLFLSRRRLLQVGGAMLLTPAAAWAGAQREETLADDVASVMRSSINSASPARLVFTDAREGERWLAAMSSRLVRFIPDEGERRRLLINIQYESSRAGLNTQVILGLIEVESAFRQYAISGVGARGLMQVMPFWKNYIGNPSHNLFDIRTNLRYGCTILRHYNNIEKGNIVRALARFNGSLGSNKYPNAVLGAWRNRWQWG; this is encoded by the coding sequence ATGAAATCGGAAAACCAAGATTCCTTATTTTTATCACGCCGCCGCCTGTTGCAAGTCGGCGGAGCCATGCTTTTGACGCCTGCGGCTGCATGGGCGGGGGCGCAACGTGAAGAAACGCTCGCCGATGATGTGGCGTCCGTGATGCGCAGTTCGATCAATAGCGCCAGCCCTGCGCGGCTGGTGTTTACCGATGCAAGGGAAGGGGAGCGTTGGTTGGCGGCGATGTCTTCCCGATTGGTACGCTTTATTCCCGATGAAGGCGAGCGCCGCCGCCTGCTGATCAATATCCAATACGAAAGCAGCCGCGCCGGACTCAATACTCAAGTGATTTTGGGTTTGATTGAAGTGGAAAGCGCGTTTCGCCAATATGCCATCAGCGGCGTGGGTGCGCGCGGTTTGATGCAGGTGATGCCGTTTTGGAAAAACTATATCGGCAATCCGTCGCACAACCTTTTCGACATCCGCACCAATCTGCGCTACGGCTGCACTATTCTGCGCCATTACAACAATATCGAAAAAGGCAATATTGTCCGCGCGTTGGCAAGGTTTAACGGCAGCTTGGGCAGCAACAAATATCCGAATGCCGTATTGGGCGCGTGGCGAAATAGATGGCAGTGGGGTTGA
- a CDS encoding DNA translocase FtsK, with protein sequence MLWTILALILLAVIAGLFWWRQKQEQKWRQELARLSGDEEEINEEDSLVGFSGQLDSLKRLFSMNKRTADNHKIARIRLLSALEHNKMQRAETNEEHTAEPFAEEEEPEHIPTTEEEIKIAPKTRKSAKPERIPKITPFAQMETPEYSPSLVQNSNFEEITLEEATRSLHEAAVEEWNEHLAEKNAPIYKDEVETPLLRASSLPMTGMEIIDYNDPILRRTRERALARANNVRVAEANAPHIETVQTALRTAEKEAILPYTSMQAFPSEIQAEDIHDNLARRTAARHKLAAAVAPLRDYSPRTIENDEILANLGQISRPASLRRQVRHTEAAAERWARKQAATEAVAPQPATPSRQKPAAPVKKSPYISRPAAPNATVVEPPAVPVVPMAKTDIPEPPVFQTSIAPIDIPEPPAFEHKIQVPIFDSQVNAHVSNQPERSIRDYLISESAVEETEFDGEPEAPVQAEAEAIQAVETIEPIESVETIARPSEYTQTVVETPVRSVEPSVQEDTPSIAIPTSATLTEAHLPTTALLLPPQFDPSASQTEEQLLENSITIEEKLAEFKVKVKVMDSYSGPVITRYEIEPDVGVRGSAVLNLEKDLARSLGVASIRVVETIPGKTCMGLELPNPKRQMIRLSEIFNSPAFTESKSKLTLALGQDITGQPVVTDLAKAPHLLVAGTTGSGKSVGVNAMILSMLFKATPEDVRMIMIDPKMLELSIYEGIPHLLAPVVTDMKLAANALNWCVNEMEKRYRLMSFMGVRNLAGFNQKIAEATARGEKIGSPFSLTPENPEPLEKLPFIVVVVDEFADLMMTAGKKIEELIARLAQKARAAGIHLILATQRPSVDVITGLIKANIPTRIAFQVSSKIDSRTILDQMGAENLLGQGDMLFQLPGTNYPQRVHGAFASDNEVHRVVEYLKQFSAPDYIDDILSNGSTEDFTGTSRSNDSDLDPMYDEAVSVVLKSRKASISNIQRQLRIGYNRAARLIEQMEADGIVSPAENNGNRTILAQSSEHLD encoded by the coding sequence ATGCTTTGGACAATATTGGCTTTAATTCTGCTGGCTGTCATAGCCGGCTTGTTCTGGTGGCGCCAGAAACAAGAGCAAAAGTGGCGCCAAGAATTGGCCCGACTCAGTGGCGATGAAGAAGAAATAAACGAAGAAGACAGCTTGGTCGGTTTTTCCGGCCAACTGGACAGCCTGAAACGTTTGTTCAGCATGAACAAGCGCACTGCCGACAACCATAAAATCGCCCGCATCCGCCTGCTTTCCGCGCTCGAACACAACAAAATGCAACGCGCCGAAACAAACGAAGAGCACACAGCAGAGCCTTTTGCCGAAGAGGAAGAGCCGGAACACATCCCAACGACCGAAGAAGAAATCAAAATTGCGCCTAAAACCCGCAAATCTGCCAAACCGGAACGTATTCCGAAAATCACGCCGTTTGCACAAATGGAAACGCCCGAATACAGCCCGTCTTTGGTGCAAAACAGCAATTTTGAAGAAATCACATTAGAAGAAGCCACCCGTTCCCTGCACGAAGCAGCGGTTGAAGAATGGAACGAGCATTTGGCCGAAAAAAATGCGCCGATTTACAAAGACGAAGTCGAAACTCCATTGTTGCGCGCTTCATCCCTGCCGATGACAGGTATGGAAATCATCGACTACAACGACCCTATCTTGCGCCGCACACGCGAGCGTGCCTTGGCGCGTGCCAATAATGTCCGCGTGGCAGAAGCCAATGCGCCGCATATCGAAACCGTTCAGACGGCCTTAAGAACTGCCGAAAAAGAAGCCATCCTCCCCTATACTTCTATGCAGGCATTCCCTTCTGAAATCCAAGCGGAAGATATTCACGACAACCTTGCCCGCCGCACCGCCGCCCGCCACAAACTGGCCGCGGCCGTCGCCCCATTGCGCGACTACTCTCCGCGCACCATCGAAAATGACGAAATTCTGGCTAACTTGGGACAAATCAGCCGCCCTGCCAGCCTGCGCCGCCAAGTTCGCCATACCGAAGCTGCCGCCGAAAGATGGGCACGTAAACAAGCTGCTACGGAAGCTGTTGCACCACAACCGGCAACACCGTCTCGTCAGAAACCGGCTGCGCCTGTTAAAAAATCTCCTTATATCTCCCGACCTGCCGCACCAAACGCAACCGTAGTCGAGCCGCCTGCCGTACCGGTTGTCCCTATGGCTAAAACCGATATTCCCGAGCCGCCTGTTTTCCAAACCTCGATTGCGCCGATTGATATTCCCGAACCGCCTGCTTTTGAACATAAAATCCAAGTGCCGATTTTTGATTCGCAAGTCAATGCGCACGTCAGCAACCAACCCGAACGCAGTATCCGCGATTATTTAATCAGTGAATCTGCCGTCGAAGAAACAGAATTCGATGGTGAGCCGGAAGCGCCTGTACAAGCGGAAGCAGAAGCTATTCAAGCGGTTGAAACCATTGAACCCATTGAATCTGTTGAAACAATCGCAAGGCCGTCTGAATATACACAGACAGTCGTTGAAACACCTGTTCGAAGCGTAGAACCAAGCGTTCAAGAAGATACACCAAGCATAGCTATTCCAACTTCGGCAACCCTGACCGAGGCACACCTGCCGACCACTGCCCTGCTCCTGCCGCCGCAGTTTGACCCAAGCGCCTCGCAAACTGAAGAACAGTTGCTGGAAAACAGCATTACCATCGAAGAAAAACTGGCCGAGTTCAAAGTTAAAGTCAAAGTGATGGACTCCTATTCCGGCCCGGTCATTACGCGCTACGAAATCGAGCCTGATGTCGGCGTACGCGGCAGTGCCGTTTTGAACCTTGAAAAAGACTTGGCGCGCTCGCTTGGCGTGGCTTCCATCCGCGTGGTGGAAACCATCCCCGGCAAAACCTGCATGGGCTTGGAATTGCCTAATCCGAAACGCCAAATGATCCGCTTGAGCGAAATCTTCAATTCGCCTGCGTTTACCGAATCCAAATCCAAACTGACCCTCGCTCTCGGCCAAGACATTACCGGCCAGCCTGTTGTGACAGACTTGGCTAAAGCGCCGCATCTGCTGGTTGCCGGTACGACCGGTTCGGGTAAGTCCGTAGGCGTGAATGCCATGATTCTGTCCATGCTCTTCAAAGCAACGCCTGAAGACGTGCGCATGATTATGATTGACCCGAAAATGCTGGAACTGAGCATTTACGAAGGCATTCCGCACCTGCTCGCCCCTGTCGTGACCGATATGAAGCTGGCAGCAAACGCCCTGAACTGGTGCGTCAACGAAATGGAAAAACGCTACCGCCTGATGAGCTTTATGGGCGTGCGCAACCTTGCCGGTTTCAACCAAAAAATTGCCGAGGCCACCGCACGTGGCGAAAAAATCGGCAGCCCGTTCAGCCTCACGCCTGAAAATCCTGAACCATTGGAGAAACTGCCGTTTATCGTGGTCGTGGTAGATGAGTTTGCCGATCTGATGATGACTGCAGGCAAGAAAATCGAAGAGCTGATTGCCCGTCTTGCCCAAAAAGCACGCGCAGCCGGCATCCATTTGATTCTTGCCACCCAACGCCCAAGCGTGGATGTCATCACCGGCCTGATTAAAGCCAATATTCCGACACGCATTGCCTTCCAAGTGTCCAGCAAAATCGACAGCCGCACGATTCTTGACCAAATGGGTGCGGAAAACTTGCTCGGCCAAGGCGATATGCTGTTCCAGCTACCCGGTACCAACTATCCGCAACGTGTACACGGCGCATTCGCCTCCGACAATGAAGTTCACCGCGTAGTGGAATACCTGAAACAATTCAGCGCGCCTGACTATATCGACGATATTTTGAGCAACGGTTCCACCGAAGACTTTACCGGCACCAGCCGCAGCAACGACAGCGACCTCGACCCCATGTATGACGAAGCCGTTTCCGTTGTCTTGAAATCGCGTAAGGCCAGCATTTCCAATATCCAACGCCAACTGCGCATCGGCTACAACCGCGCCGCCCGCCTGATTGAACAAATGGAAGCCGATGGTATTGTTTCCCCGGCGGAAAACAACGGCAACCGCACCATCTTGGCGCAAAGCAGCGAGCATTTAGATTAA
- a CDS encoding general secretion pathway protein GspG, whose product MQTLPFQTDIADRMLVNTENETIHPDAVFVQTQNGYWIAWHDQQAALLAPDTPPDIPCFWVEGAESLEELVSMVENGEFDEVEEFDGDDDAWQEALGCDHHHEGHCGCSH is encoded by the coding sequence ATGCAAACCTTACCTTTTCAAACCGATATCGCTGACAGAATGCTGGTCAATACCGAAAACGAAACCATCCATCCCGATGCCGTATTCGTACAAACGCAAAACGGCTATTGGATTGCTTGGCACGACCAACAAGCCGCCTTGCTTGCCCCCGACACACCACCCGATATTCCCTGCTTTTGGGTAGAAGGCGCAGAAAGCTTGGAAGAGCTGGTAAGCATGGTAGAAAATGGTGAATTTGACGAAGTTGAGGAATTTGACGGCGATGATGATGCTTGGCAAGAAGCACTAGGATGCGACCATCATCATGAAGGACACTGCGGATGCAGCCATTGA
- the truB gene encoding tRNA pseudouridine(55) synthase TruB, protein MTTKPTKRPVNGVLLLDKPEGLSSNTALQKARRLFRAEKAGHTGVLDPLATGLLPVCFGEATKFAQYLLDADKAYTATLKLGEASSTGDAEGKIVATARADISLSEFQTACHALTGDIRQVPPMFSALKHEGKPLYEYARKGIVIERKARDITIYSIDITEFDAPKAVIDVRCSKGTYIRTLSEDIAKHIGTFAHLTALRRTETAGFTIAQSHTLEALAELDEAERDALLLPCDVLVQHFPKLELNDYAVTMLKHGQRPQFSDDISAEQPIRVYSRDGTFIGLVEYQKEIDRLKALRLMNTADQ, encoded by the coding sequence ATGACAACCAAACCCACCAAACGCCCGGTCAACGGCGTTCTTCTCCTCGACAAACCCGAAGGCCTTTCCAGCAACACCGCCCTGCAAAAAGCGCGGCGCTTGTTCCGTGCCGAAAAAGCCGGGCATACCGGCGTACTCGATCCTTTGGCCACAGGGCTTTTGCCTGTTTGTTTCGGCGAAGCGACCAAGTTTGCCCAATATCTGCTGGATGCCGACAAAGCCTACACCGCCACGCTGAAGCTCGGCGAAGCCAGCAGCACGGGTGATGCCGAAGGCAAAATCGTTGCCACCGCACGCGCCGATATTTCATTGTCCGAATTTCAGACGGCCTGCCACGCCTTAACGGGCGATATCCGCCAAGTGCCGCCCATGTTTTCCGCCCTCAAGCACGAAGGCAAACCACTGTACGAATACGCACGCAAAGGCATCGTTATCGAACGCAAAGCGCGTGATATCACCATCTACTCCATTGATATCACTGAATTTGATGCACCCAAAGCCGTGATAGACGTACGTTGCAGCAAGGGCACTTATATCCGCACCCTCAGCGAAGACATCGCCAAACACATCGGCACATTCGCCCACCTGACTGCCCTGCGCCGTACTGAAACCGCCGGATTTACCATTGCCCAAAGCCACACGCTCGAAGCCTTGGCAGAATTAGACGAAGCCGAACGCGATGCCCTGCTGCTGCCTTGCGATGTCTTAGTGCAACATTTCCCCAAACTTGAGCTAAACGACTACGCCGTTACCATGCTCAAACACGGCCAACGTCCCCAGTTCAGCGACGACATTTCCGCCGAGCAGCCCATCCGTGTGTACAGCCGAGACGGCACATTTATCGGACTGGTGGAGTATCAAAAAGAAATAGACCGTCTGAAAGCCTTGCGCCTGATGAATACCGCCGACCAATAA
- a CDS encoding energy-coupling factor ABC transporter permease: protein MIFQNGWFPVGVVMAAWPVLLVIFALCAKQAWVSVSQHRSAFLVAAVMLPLAWSLNASPESGQLAGMSYHLLALNLTALMLGTSAAFCLGVLLFFPYLWLWGDWHMFPINALSVLLPPLLVNLGFRYWVSRLPANIFIFIFLNGFWSAAVGMVFTGVILVGLSDWADVFDTTVLWKTAFPVFFLIAWAEAFLSGISTAIFIALKPQWICTFDDDRYLKSAPKIWQ from the coding sequence ATGATTTTTCAAAACGGATGGTTTCCCGTTGGTGTCGTGATGGCGGCATGGCCTGTGTTGCTGGTGATTTTTGCTTTGTGTGCAAAGCAGGCATGGGTGTCGGTATCGCAGCATCGTTCCGCTTTTTTGGTGGCTGCCGTGATGTTGCCGCTGGCTTGGAGTTTGAATGCCTCTCCTGAAAGCGGACAACTGGCCGGAATGAGCTATCATCTGCTCGCCTTGAACCTGACGGCTTTAATGCTGGGCACTTCTGCCGCTTTCTGCCTTGGCGTTTTACTGTTTTTTCCGTATTTGTGGCTTTGGGGGGATTGGCATATGTTCCCCATCAATGCCTTGTCCGTATTGCTTCCGCCTTTGTTGGTGAACTTGGGTTTCCGCTATTGGGTGTCACGTTTACCTGCCAATATCTTTATCTTTATTTTTCTGAATGGTTTCTGGTCTGCGGCGGTTGGTATGGTGTTTACCGGCGTAATTTTGGTCGGTTTGTCAGACTGGGCGGATGTATTTGATACGACGGTATTGTGGAAAACTGCTTTTCCTGTTTTCTTCTTAATCGCTTGGGCAGAGGCATTTTTGAGCGGTATTTCAACAGCTATTTTTATCGCGCTTAAGCCGCAATGGATTTGTACTTTCGATGACGACAGGTATTTGAAATCCGCACCTAAGATTTGGCAATAA
- a CDS encoding CrcB family protein, which translates to MFAYIFPIVCGAIVGAVLRWLFGLVLVSSAPFSIGTLAANWLGALLIGVLAELLTDPQWRLLWITGFLGSLTTFSGFSVEMVGLMQAQRWGMALMATCLHVFGSFGLTALGIKLAQIWK; encoded by the coding sequence ATGTTTGCTTATATTTTTCCCATTGTTTGCGGTGCCATTGTCGGAGCTGTATTGCGTTGGCTGTTTGGCTTGGTGCTAGTGTCTTCTGCGCCTTTTTCTATCGGTACATTGGCGGCAAACTGGCTGGGCGCGCTGCTGATTGGTGTATTGGCAGAACTCTTAACCGATCCGCAATGGCGTTTGCTTTGGATTACCGGCTTTCTCGGCAGCTTGACCACATTTTCAGGTTTTTCAGTGGAGATGGTGGGTTTGATGCAGGCACAACGTTGGGGCATGGCCTTGATGGCAACCTGTCTGCATGTTTTCGGTTCGTTTGGTTTGACGGCGCTGGGGATTAAATTGGCGCAGATTTGGAAGTAA
- the ppx gene encoding exopolyphosphatase, with protein MTTTPANVLASVDLGSNSFRLQICENNNGQLKVIDSFKQMVRFAAGLDEQKNLSEASQEQALECLAKFGERLRGFQPENVRVVATNTFRVAKNIAQFLPRAEAALGFPIEVIAGREEARLIYTGVVHTLPPKGDKMLVIDIGGGSTEFVIGSDLQPLTTESLPLGCVTYSMRFFQNKVTAKDFQAAVSAARIEIQRISKLMKRTGWDFAIGTSGSAKSIRDVLAAELPQEADITAQGMRYLADRIIEAGSVKKAKFENLKPERVEVFAGGLAVMMAAFDELSLTKMTVTEAALRDGVFYDLIGRSLNVDMREQTTAEFQKRYHVSLNQAKRVADTAQAFMNSLCHVKNVTVQELALWNQYLSRAGRLHEIGLDIAHTGYHKHSAYILENADMPGFSRKEQTILAQLVIGHRGDLKKMADIIGDNEIMWCAVLSLRLAALFCRSRLPLDLPPQTQLRIDENNHSFILRINAQWLEQHPLIADALDYESAQWQKIDMPFSVQAQ; from the coding sequence ATGACCACCACTCCCGCCAACGTTTTAGCCTCCGTCGATTTGGGTTCCAACAGTTTCCGCCTGCAAATTTGTGAAAACAACAACGGCCAGCTGAAAGTCATCGACTCCTTCAAACAAATGGTACGCTTTGCCGCCGGCTTGGACGAACAAAAAAACCTGAGCGAAGCCTCTCAAGAACAAGCCTTGGAATGTTTGGCAAAATTCGGCGAACGCCTGCGCGGATTCCAACCTGAAAACGTGCGCGTGGTGGCCACCAACACTTTCCGCGTCGCCAAAAACATCGCCCAATTCCTGCCCCGTGCCGAAGCGGCGCTGGGTTTTCCCATCGAAGTCATTGCCGGCCGCGAAGAAGCGCGTCTGATTTACACCGGCGTAGTGCATACCCTGCCGCCCAAAGGCGACAAAATGCTGGTTATCGACATTGGCGGCGGTTCGACCGAATTTGTCATCGGCTCGGATTTGCAACCGCTGACCACAGAAAGCCTGCCTTTGGGCTGCGTAACATACAGCATGCGCTTCTTCCAAAACAAAGTAACCGCAAAAGATTTCCAAGCCGCCGTTTCCGCCGCGCGTATCGAAATCCAGCGCATCAGCAAACTGATGAAGCGCACCGGTTGGGATTTCGCCATCGGCACGTCCGGTTCGGCCAAATCCATACGCGACGTTTTGGCGGCCGAATTGCCGCAGGAAGCCGACATTACCGCCCAAGGTATGCGTTATCTTGCCGATAGGATTATCGAAGCCGGTTCGGTTAAAAAAGCCAAATTTGAAAATCTCAAACCTGAACGCGTCGAAGTTTTTGCGGGCGGGTTGGCCGTGATGATGGCCGCCTTCGACGAACTCTCGCTGACCAAAATGACCGTTACCGAAGCCGCCCTCCGCGACGGCGTGTTCTACGACTTAATCGGCCGCAGCCTCAATGTCGATATGCGCGAGCAGACAACGGCAGAATTCCAAAAACGCTACCACGTCAGCCTCAACCAAGCCAAACGTGTTGCCGATACCGCGCAAGCCTTCATGAATAGCCTGTGCCACGTCAAAAACGTAACCGTTCAAGAGCTTGCCCTGTGGAACCAATACCTCAGCCGTGCAGGCCGTCTGCATGAAATCGGTTTGGATATCGCCCATACCGGTTATCACAAACACTCCGCCTACATTCTCGAAAACGCCGATATGCCGGGATTCTCACGCAAAGAGCAAACCATTTTGGCGCAACTGGTTATCGGCCATCGCGGCGACCTCAAGAAAATGGCGGATATTATCGGCGACAACGAAATCATGTGGTGTGCCGTATTATCCCTGCGCCTGGCCGCCCTCTTCTGCCGCTCGCGCCTGCCGCTTGATTTGCCGCCGCAAACCCAGCTTCGCATCGATGAAAACAACCACAGCTTCATCTTGCGCATCAACGCCCAATGGCTGGAGCAACACCCCCTCATCGCCGATGCGCTGGACTACGAAAGCGCGCAATGGCAAAAAATCGATATGCCTTTCTCGGTTCAAGCACAATAA
- the radC gene encoding RadC family protein, producing MSIKEWPEGERPREKLLERGAAALSDAELLAILLRVGTRGMSAVDLARYLLSEFGSLGKLMSADAKTLSACKGMGLASYTQFAVVKEIGRRILGEDLQEQMVLSNPKSVADYLRLHLGHEKIEVSVALLLNRQNQLIAVRELSRGTVAENTVYIREIVKLALDEYADSLILAHNHPGGSARPSESDVQFTERLKQALSLVDITLLDHFIVTAKETCSLREQGYM from the coding sequence ATGAGCATTAAAGAATGGCCCGAGGGGGAGCGGCCGCGTGAGAAGCTGTTGGAGCGCGGCGCGGCGGCATTGAGTGATGCGGAGTTGCTGGCGATTTTATTGCGTGTCGGAACGCGCGGCATGAGCGCGGTCGATTTGGCGCGTTATTTGTTGAGCGAGTTCGGCAGCTTGGGAAAGCTGATGAGTGCGGATGCCAAAACACTTTCTGCTTGCAAGGGCATGGGTTTGGCGAGCTATACTCAGTTTGCTGTGGTTAAAGAAATCGGACGGCGGATTTTGGGTGAGGATTTGCAGGAGCAGATGGTTTTGTCAAACCCGAAATCGGTTGCGGATTACCTGCGCCTGCATCTGGGGCATGAAAAAATCGAAGTCAGCGTTGCGTTGCTGCTCAACCGTCAAAATCAATTGATTGCGGTCCGGGAATTGTCGCGCGGTACGGTGGCGGAAAACACGGTTTATATTCGTGAAATTGTCAAATTGGCATTGGATGAATATGCCGACAGTTTGATTTTGGCGCACAATCATCCGGGCGGTTCGGCAAGGCCGTCTGAATCTGATGTGCAGTTTACAGAGCGTTTGAAACAGGCTTTAAGTTTGGTGGATATTACGCTCTTAGACCATTTTATCGTAACGGCAAAAGAAACCTGTTCTTTGCGCGAACAGGGCTATATGTAA
- a CDS encoding NF038104 family lipoprotein: protein MQPLRCTKRLLPVLALCLTLNGCVVGAAVDLAATTVLTAGKLVVKGTGAVIDAAIPDSKKDKDKEKEKSKEKSKEKPKSEEIIHKEESSDEVTQ, encoded by the coding sequence ATGCAGCCATTGAGATGCACAAAACGCCTGCTTCCGGTACTTGCCCTTTGTCTGACGCTTAACGGCTGCGTTGTAGGCGCGGCTGTCGATTTGGCTGCCACAACCGTCCTGACTGCCGGGAAATTGGTTGTCAAAGGAACGGGGGCAGTGATTGATGCCGCCATTCCTGACAGCAAAAAAGACAAGGACAAAGAAAAAGAAAAGAGCAAAGAAAAGAGCAAAGAAAAGCCAAAATCGGAAGAAATCATCCACAAAGAAGAATCATCCGATGAAGTAACGCAATAA
- the rbfA gene encoding 30S ribosome-binding factor RbfA → MRKPQRGYARQDRVKEQIMRELAELVRTGLKDPRAGFITINEVEVTRDYSHATVFYTVLDDSTRDITEEALEHAKGHLRSELAKRIKLFKTPELHFKYDESLERGMSISSLIDQVAAEKPVED, encoded by the coding sequence ATGAGAAAACCCCAACGCGGCTACGCCCGCCAAGACCGTGTCAAAGAACAAATCATGCGCGAACTGGCCGAACTCGTCCGCACCGGCCTGAAAGATCCGCGCGCAGGCTTCATCACTATCAACGAAGTCGAAGTTACCCGCGATTACAGCCACGCGACCGTGTTCTACACCGTCCTCGACGACAGCACGCGCGACATCACCGAAGAAGCTTTGGAACACGCCAAAGGCCATTTGCGCAGCGAATTGGCCAAACGCATCAAACTCTTCAAAACGCCCGAGCTGCACTTCAAATACGACGAATCACTCGAACGCGGCATGAGCATTTCCAGCCTGATCGACCAAGTGGCGGCGGAAAAACCGGTTGAAGACTGA
- the aqpZ gene encoding aquaporin Z, with protein sequence MKKYFAEFFGTFWLVFGGCGSAVLAAAYPELGIGFAGVALAFGLTVLTMAYAVGHISGGHFNPAVSVGLFIGGRFNGKDLLPYIVSQVIGAIAAAGVLYLIASGKTGFDAVASGFASNGFGEHSPNGYDMMAALLIEFVLTAFFLIIIMGSTDKLAPAGFAPIAIGLGLTLIHLISIPVTNTSVNPARSTGVALFQGGWAVEQLWLFWLAPIAGAAVGAAIYRFVLANDDK encoded by the coding sequence ATGAAAAAATATTTTGCAGAATTTTTCGGCACTTTCTGGCTGGTATTCGGCGGTTGCGGCAGCGCAGTTTTGGCAGCAGCCTACCCTGAGCTTGGCATTGGCTTTGCCGGTGTCGCTTTAGCATTCGGTTTGACCGTACTGACCATGGCTTACGCCGTCGGCCACATTTCCGGCGGCCACTTCAACCCTGCCGTTTCCGTCGGCCTTTTCATCGGCGGCCGTTTCAACGGTAAAGACCTGTTGCCTTACATCGTATCCCAAGTTATCGGTGCGATTGCCGCTGCGGGTGTTCTGTATCTGATTGCTTCCGGTAAAACCGGTTTTGATGCTGTTGCCTCCGGCTTTGCCAGCAACGGTTTCGGCGAGCACTCTCCTAACGGTTACGACATGATGGCTGCTTTGCTGATCGAGTTCGTCCTGACCGCATTCTTCCTGATCATCATCATGGGTTCTACCGACAAACTGGCTCCGGCCGGCTTTGCCCCTATCGCCATCGGCCTGGGCCTGACCCTGATTCACTTGATCAGCATTCCTGTAACCAATACTTCCGTTAACCCTGCACGTTCTACCGGCGTTGCCTTGTTCCAAGGCGGCTGGGCTGTTGAACAATTGTGGTTGTTCTGGTTGGCTCCTATTGCCGGCGCAGCAGTTGGCGCGGCTATTTACCGCTTCGTTTTGGCTAATGACGACAAATAA